In Paraburkholderia acidisoli, one DNA window encodes the following:
- a CDS encoding STAS domain-containing protein produces MDRIPILRLGDCLIVTIQVDMHDRLAIALQDDLTERIVKESAKGVLIDISALDVVDSFIGRMISNTAAMARVLDAQTVVVGMQPSVAITLVELGLTLDGVRTALDVEKGMALLKQRQRLR; encoded by the coding sequence ATGGACCGTATTCCAATTTTGCGCCTCGGCGACTGCCTGATCGTCACGATTCAGGTGGACATGCACGACCGGCTGGCAATCGCGCTGCAGGACGACCTCACCGAGCGCATCGTCAAGGAGTCGGCGAAGGGCGTGCTGATCGACATCTCGGCGCTCGACGTGGTGGACTCTTTTATCGGCCGCATGATCAGCAACACGGCCGCGATGGCGCGGGTGCTCGACGCGCAGACGGTGGTCGTCGGCATGCAGCCTTCCGTGGCGATCACGCTCGTCGAACTCGGCCTCACGCTCGACGGCGTGCGCACCGCGCTCGACGTCGAAAAGGGCATGGCGCTGCTCAAGCAACGCCAGCGTCTGCGCTAG
- a CDS encoding anti-sigma regulatory factor, with protein MNSYDTTGRLAAQVSLRSDQEIVRLRQVVRDAAIAQGFSLIEQTKFVTAASEIARNTLQYGGGGDARLDVLTNGVRVGLRLTFMDQGPGIADIPRALTDGFTSGGGLGLGLGGSRRLCDEFAIDSAPGSGTTVTITKWKVR; from the coding sequence ATGAATAGCTACGACACGACAGGGCGGCTCGCGGCGCAAGTGAGCCTGCGCTCCGACCAGGAGATCGTCCGCCTGCGGCAGGTCGTGCGCGACGCGGCCATCGCCCAGGGCTTTTCGCTGATCGAGCAGACCAAGTTCGTGACGGCGGCGAGCGAGATCGCGCGCAACACGCTGCAATACGGCGGCGGCGGCGACGCGCGTCTGGACGTGCTCACGAACGGCGTGCGCGTGGGCCTGCGGCTTACCTTCATGGACCAGGGGCCGGGCATCGCCGACATCCCGCGCGCGCTCACGGACGGTTTCACGAGCGGCGGCGGCCTGGGTTTGGGCCTCGGCGGCTCGCGGCGCCTGTGCGACGAGTTCGCCATCGACTCCGCGCCGGGCAGCGGTACCACGGTCACCATCACAAAATGGAAAGTACGCTAG
- a CDS encoding ATP-binding protein gives MESTLDGASGSAGGTHRSFEIGDASSVAYARRGAAEAARVAALNETDAGRVAIVLTEAATNLLKHAGHGELLVRALDGGVEIIALDRGPGMADVRAALADGHSTAGTPGTGLGAIQRLSNQLAIYSQPGAGTVLRALVQKGGMHPMLPRAAVAQTGPEIGAVCVPYPGEEVSGDGWQAEADASGISLAVADGLGHGAEAHAAAVAALDVLRRRAGLPPAELMELSHAALRATRGAALALVRLDLARATLAFCGTGNISAVAYGMGKPNLAQLNANASESRLAPPAHGPSERDSYQIVSRNGIVGHTMRGTQEFELTWSANALLILHSDGIGTRWDLSAWPGLANQPAVVIAAVLYRDFARRRDDATVVVVRARPGVQLNHEHAFAAHPA, from the coding sequence ATGGAAAGTACGCTAGACGGCGCCTCCGGTTCGGCCGGAGGCACCCACCGCTCCTTCGAGATCGGCGACGCCAGCAGCGTCGCCTATGCCCGCCGCGGCGCGGCTGAAGCCGCGCGCGTGGCCGCGCTCAACGAAACCGACGCGGGCCGCGTGGCGATCGTGCTGACCGAGGCCGCCACCAATCTTCTCAAGCACGCGGGCCACGGCGAATTGCTGGTGCGCGCGCTCGACGGCGGCGTGGAAATCATCGCGCTCGATCGCGGCCCCGGCATGGCCGACGTGCGCGCCGCGCTCGCCGACGGTCATTCCACCGCCGGCACGCCCGGCACGGGACTCGGCGCGATCCAGCGCCTTTCCAATCAACTCGCCATCTACTCGCAGCCGGGCGCGGGCACCGTGCTGCGCGCGCTCGTGCAAAAGGGCGGCATGCACCCGATGCTGCCGCGCGCGGCGGTGGCGCAGACCGGCCCGGAAATCGGCGCCGTTTGCGTGCCCTACCCCGGCGAGGAAGTCTCCGGCGACGGCTGGCAGGCCGAAGCCGACGCGAGCGGCATTTCGCTCGCCGTCGCCGACGGTCTCGGCCATGGCGCGGAAGCGCACGCGGCCGCCGTGGCCGCGCTCGACGTGCTGCGCCGCCGCGCCGGCCTTCCGCCCGCCGAGTTGATGGAACTCTCGCACGCGGCCCTGCGCGCCACGCGCGGCGCGGCGCTCGCACTCGTGCGCCTCGACCTCGCGCGCGCCACGCTCGCGTTCTGCGGCACCGGCAATATCTCGGCGGTCGCCTACGGCATGGGCAAACCGAATCTCGCCCAGCTCAACGCAAACGCGAGCGAATCGCGCCTCGCCCCGCCCGCGCACGGCCCGAGCGAGCGCGACAGCTATCAGATCGTGTCGCGCAACGGCATCGTCGGACACACGATGCGCGGCACCCAGGAGTTCGAGCTGACGTGGAGCGCCAACGCGCTCCTGATCCTGCACTCGGACGGTATCGGCACGCGCTGGGATCTCAGCGCGTGGCCGGGCCTCGCCAACCAGCCCGCCGTGGTGATCGCGGCCGTCCTTTACCGCGACTTCGCGCGCCGCCGCGACGACGCCACCGTCGTCGTCGTGCGCGCCCGCCCGGGAGTACAGTTGAATCATGAACACGCCTTTGCTGCGCATCCGGCTTGA
- a CDS encoding sensor histidine kinase has product MNTPLLRIRLDSAEDVVAARRRARELAAGFGFSRLDQTRIASAVSEIARNAHEYAGGGEVMFALEGERPRLALAVEVRDRGPGMRHLQSVLDGTYRSPHGMGVGITGSRRLMERFEIRSQPGAGTTVSMARALPADRGDVSGPEVERIVGEIATRTLRSDSLDEVQQQNRELVSTLEELRVRQDELARLTQELEATNRGVVALYAELDERAEELRRADLMKTRFLSNMSHELRTPLSSIRALANLLLNRLDGDLGVEQERQVKLILASAETLGETVDDLLDLAKIEAGKTDVVPAWFDPADLFAALRTMLTPLLNTPHVSLEFAATAALPRLYTDEPKLTQILRNFVSNALKYTERGHIRVGARCDAQGERITFFVADTGIGIAAEHHQIIFEEFGQVQNRLQQRVKGTGLGLPLCRKLAALLGGEVSVDSELGVGSTFQLDLPVRFTANEDDARATSGDAA; this is encoded by the coding sequence ATGAACACGCCTTTGCTGCGCATCCGGCTTGACTCCGCAGAGGACGTCGTCGCCGCTCGCCGCCGCGCGCGCGAACTGGCGGCCGGCTTCGGTTTCTCGCGCCTCGACCAAACTCGCATTGCCAGCGCCGTCTCCGAAATCGCCCGCAACGCCCATGAATACGCGGGCGGCGGCGAAGTGATGTTCGCGCTCGAAGGCGAGCGGCCGCGTCTCGCGCTGGCCGTCGAAGTGCGCGACCGCGGTCCCGGCATGCGTCATCTGCAGAGCGTGCTGGACGGCACCTACCGCTCGCCGCACGGCATGGGCGTGGGCATCACCGGCAGCCGCCGTTTGATGGAGCGCTTCGAGATCCGCTCGCAGCCCGGCGCGGGCACCACCGTGAGCATGGCGCGCGCGCTGCCCGCCGATCGCGGCGACGTGTCCGGCCCCGAGGTCGAGCGCATCGTGGGCGAGATCGCCACGCGCACCTTGCGCTCCGACTCGCTCGACGAAGTGCAGCAGCAGAATCGCGAACTCGTTTCCACGCTCGAGGAGTTGCGCGTGCGTCAGGACGAACTCGCGCGCCTCACGCAGGAACTCGAGGCGACCAATCGCGGCGTGGTCGCGCTTTACGCCGAACTCGACGAACGCGCCGAGGAACTGCGCCGCGCCGACCTCATGAAAACGCGCTTTCTGTCGAACATGAGCCACGAGCTGCGCACGCCGCTCAGTTCGATCCGCGCGCTCGCGAATCTCCTGCTCAACCGGCTGGACGGCGATCTGGGCGTCGAGCAGGAGCGCCAGGTCAAGCTGATTCTGGCTTCGGCGGAAACGCTCGGCGAAACCGTCGACGACCTGCTCGACCTCGCCAAGATCGAGGCGGGCAAAACCGACGTCGTGCCCGCGTGGTTCGATCCCGCCGACCTGTTCGCGGCGCTGCGCACCATGCTCACGCCGCTTTTGAATACGCCGCACGTCTCGCTCGAATTCGCCGCCACCGCGGCATTGCCGCGCCTTTACACCGACGAGCCGAAGCTCACGCAGATCCTGCGCAACTTCGTCTCGAATGCGCTCAAGTACACCGAGCGCGGCCACATCCGGGTGGGCGCGCGATGCGACGCGCAAGGCGAACGCATCACGTTCTTCGTTGCCGACACGGGCATCGGAATTGCTGCCGAGCACCACCAGATCATTTTCGAGGAGTTCGGCCAGGTGCAGAACCGTCTTCAGCAGCGCGTGAAGGGAACGGGCCTCGGCCTGCCGCTGTGCCGCAAACTGGCCGCGCTGCTCGGCGGCGAAGTGAGCGTGGACAGCGAACTGGGCGTGGGTTCCACGTTCCAGTTGGACCTGCCCGTGCGTTTCACGGCCAATGAAGACGACGCGCGCGCGACCTCGGGAGACGCCGCATGA
- a CDS encoding ATP-binding response regulator, protein MSALATLILNVDDNEGARYVKSRVLRHAGFAVIEAATGQGALDAVREHAPALVLLDVKLPDISGIEVCRMIKGDAQTNSTLVLQTSAAAVETRDKILALDGGADSYLTEPVEPAELIANVRALLRLYAAEKALRDADRRKDRFLATLAHELRNPLAPIRNAIELLDPRHGANDHVRADARQIASRQVEHLGRLVDDLLDVSRISHGKIALQMDTLDLRHIVEMAVETSRPFLEAKAQHLSVEIDCEPCHVMGDAIRVAQIISNLLSNAAKYTTEGGQIALRLDSNEGEVAIRVRDNGIGIAPDELPYVFDLFMQSREAIKRADGGLGIGLALVRELAELHGGTVGAHSDGLDRGSEFTVRLPLALAPHGVASSTPVDGAAAQPGPAAPPRRRVLIADDNIDSAASLLMLLELEGHDVRVAHDGPGALALAREFLPHVAILDIGLPGMDGHAVAKALRAQPDTARAQLIALTGYGQDRDRQATTEAGFDRHLVKPAPFDEILREIESAPLD, encoded by the coding sequence ATGAGCGCGCTCGCCACCCTCATCCTCAATGTCGACGACAACGAAGGCGCGCGTTACGTGAAGTCGCGCGTGCTGCGCCACGCCGGTTTCGCCGTGATCGAAGCCGCGACCGGCCAGGGCGCGCTCGACGCGGTACGCGAACACGCGCCCGCGCTCGTGCTGCTCGACGTGAAGCTGCCCGACATCAGCGGCATCGAAGTGTGCCGCATGATCAAGGGCGACGCGCAGACCAACTCCACGCTCGTGCTGCAAACCTCGGCCGCGGCCGTGGAAACGCGCGACAAGATTCTCGCGCTCGACGGCGGCGCCGACAGTTATTTGACCGAGCCCGTCGAGCCGGCCGAACTGATCGCCAACGTGCGCGCGCTGCTGCGCCTCTATGCCGCCGAAAAAGCGCTGCGCGACGCCGACCGCCGCAAGGACCGCTTTCTCGCCACGCTCGCGCACGAATTGCGCAACCCGCTCGCCCCGATCCGCAACGCCATCGAACTGCTCGATCCGCGCCACGGCGCGAACGATCACGTGCGCGCCGACGCGCGTCAGATCGCGAGCCGCCAGGTCGAGCACCTGGGCCGTCTCGTCGACGATCTGCTCGACGTGTCGCGCATTTCGCACGGCAAGATCGCGCTGCAGATGGACACGCTCGACTTGCGCCACATCGTCGAAATGGCGGTGGAAACGAGCCGGCCGTTTCTGGAAGCGAAGGCGCAGCATCTGTCCGTCGAAATCGACTGCGAGCCTTGCCATGTAATGGGCGACGCGATTCGCGTGGCGCAGATCATCAGCAACCTGCTGTCGAACGCGGCGAAATACACCACGGAAGGCGGCCAGATCGCGCTGCGGCTCGACTCGAACGAAGGCGAAGTGGCCATACGCGTGCGCGACAACGGCATCGGCATCGCCCCCGACGAACTGCCTTATGTGTTCGATCTCTTCATGCAGTCGCGCGAGGCGATCAAGCGCGCGGACGGTGGGCTCGGCATCGGTCTCGCGCTCGTGCGCGAACTCGCGGAACTGCACGGCGGCACCGTGGGCGCGCATTCGGACGGTCTGGATCGCGGTTCGGAATTCACGGTGCGGCTGCCCCTCGCGCTCGCGCCGCACGGCGTGGCATCGTCCACGCCGGTCGACGGCGCCGCCGCGCAGCCCGGACCCGCCGCGCCGCCGCGCCGCCGCGTGCTGATCGCCGACGACAATATCGACTCGGCGGCTTCGCTGCTCATGCTGCTCGAACTCGAAGGCCACGATGTGCGCGTGGCGCACGACGGCCCCGGCGCGCTCGCGCTCGCGCGCGAATTCCTGCCGCACGTGGCGATTCTCGATATCGGTTTGCCGGGCATGGACGGCCATGCCGTGGCGAAGGCGCTGCGCGCGCAACCGGACACGGCACGCGCGCAACTGATCGCGCTCACGGGCTACGGCCAGGACCGCGACCGCCAGGCGACGACCGAGGCGGGGTTCGACCGCCACCTCGTGAAGCCGGCGCCGTTCGACGAAATCCTGCGGGAAATCGAAAGCGCGCCGCTGGACTGA
- a CDS encoding chemotaxis protein, protein MESGFAIDERTRLTSTNQFELLLFRLGAAPGSSVGEAFGINVFKVREILSMPTITPIAASSEYVLGAANIRGQVMPVINLPKLMGCEPATGLNILLVTEFARTTQGFALESVDEIVRLEWSQVLAADVTLGNRVTSIARLEADPESKQLVQVVDVEQVLRDVFPAQHKSVEPEEVGEKAIMPAGAKVLAADDSGFARELIGQSLTALGLEYSIAKTGLEAWNQLDAIARSAERDGVRAKDRVALVLTDLEMPEMDGFTLTRKIKADPRTADIPVVIHSSLSGTANEAHVKNAGASGYVAKFAAGDLAGAIRKALTGKSAYA, encoded by the coding sequence ATGGAAAGCGGATTCGCAATCGACGAACGAACCCGCCTCACGAGCACGAACCAGTTCGAGCTGTTGCTGTTTCGCCTGGGCGCGGCGCCCGGCAGCAGTGTCGGCGAGGCGTTCGGTATCAACGTGTTCAAGGTGCGCGAGATTCTCAGCATGCCGACGATCACGCCCATCGCGGCGTCGTCCGAATACGTGCTCGGCGCGGCCAATATTCGCGGTCAGGTGATGCCCGTCATCAACCTGCCGAAACTGATGGGCTGCGAGCCCGCCACGGGCCTGAACATCCTGCTCGTGACCGAATTCGCGCGCACCACGCAAGGCTTCGCGCTGGAAAGCGTGGACGAGATCGTGCGGCTCGAATGGAGCCAGGTGCTCGCCGCCGACGTCACGCTCGGCAACCGCGTGACGAGTATCGCGCGGCTCGAGGCCGACCCGGAGAGCAAGCAGCTCGTGCAGGTCGTGGACGTGGAGCAGGTGTTGCGCGACGTGTTCCCGGCCCAGCACAAGAGCGTCGAGCCCGAGGAAGTGGGCGAGAAGGCCATCATGCCGGCGGGCGCGAAGGTGCTGGCCGCCGACGATTCGGGCTTCGCGCGCGAACTGATCGGCCAGAGCCTCACGGCGCTCGGGCTGGAGTATTCGATCGCGAAGACGGGGCTCGAGGCCTGGAACCAGCTCGACGCGATCGCCCGATCCGCGGAGCGCGACGGCGTACGCGCGAAGGACCGCGTGGCGCTGGTGCTGACCGACCTGGAAATGCCGGAGATGGACGGCTTCACGCTCACGCGCAAGATCAAGGCGGACCCGCGCACGGCCGACATTCCGGTGGTGATCCACTCGTCGCTCTCGGGCACGGCGAACGAGGCGCATGTGAAGAACGCGGGCGCGAGCGGCTACGTCGCGAAGTTCGCGGCCGGCGATCTCGCGGGCGCGATCCGCAAGGCGTTGACGGGGAAGTCGGCGTACGCCTGA